A stretch of Rhododendron vialii isolate Sample 1 chromosome 4a, ASM3025357v1 DNA encodes these proteins:
- the LOC131323873 gene encoding uncharacterized protein LOC131323873 → MAIWYKLLFVVNIVSKFLQSEDMCIYFAIEKLKGLIDYFENYRKFGFAEAMVDATEMANEMGIEPKFVEKRIIQRKKQFDEDVADEVTHSAEESMKVNYFLVIVDKALSSFKDRFQQFEVYENNFGFLFDLEKASSSDECLKNHCTNLEEVLKHGGVSDIDGRDLFVELKCLKQVLPRGVQKPIEVPNFIKLMADSFPNTWNAYRVLLTIPVSVASGERSFSKLKLIKNYLRSTMSQERLNGLAMLSIENDLVKEVDYTNLIDSFASRNARRVIFK, encoded by the coding sequence ATGGCTATTTGGTACAAGTTGTTGTTTGTTGTTAACATTGTGAGCAAGTTTCTTCAAAGTGAAGACATGTGCATATACTTTGCTATCGAGAAGTTAAAAGGCCTGATTGATTATTTTGAGAACTACAGAAAATTTGGTTTTGCGGAGGCAATGGTTGATGCTACGGAAATGGCGAATGAAATGGGGATTGAACCTAAGTTTGTTGAAAAGCGCATCattcaaagaaagaagcaatttgATGAAGATGTTGCGGACGAGGTGACACACTCTGCTGAAGAATCAATGAAAGTGAATTACTTCTTGGTAATTGTGGATAAAGCTCTTTCTTCCTTCAAAGATAGGTTCCAACAATTTGAAGTGTATGAGAATaattttggtttcttgtttgatttggaaaaggcGAGTTCGAGTGATGAATGCTTGAAAAATCATTGTACCAACCTTGAAGAAGTTTTAAAGCATGGCGGGGTTTCCGATATTGATGGGAGAGATTTGTTTGTagagttgaaatgcttgaaaCAAGTATTGCCAAGGGGAGTGCAGAAACCAATTGAAGTGCCCAATTTTATCAAACTTATGGCGGACTCTTTCCCAAATACATGGAATGCGTATAGAGTGCTTTTGACTATACCGGTTAGTGTTGCCTCGGGagaaagaagcttttcaaagttgaagttGATCAAAAATTACCTTCGATCAACCATGTCACAAGAAAGACTAAATGGGTTAGCCATgttatcaattgaaaatgacttggtgaaagAGGTGGATTATACTAATTTAATTGATAGTTTTGCTTCTAGAAATGCAAGACGAGTAATATTCAAGTGA